One Cellulomonas soli DNA window includes the following coding sequences:
- the tal gene encoding transaldolase: protein MATSTTPLDRLTSAGVAVWLDDLSRERLRSGSLATLVARGVTGVTTNPTIFAGALAHGDAYTAQLAELAAAGTPVEDAVFTITTDDVRAAADVLRPVHESTGGVDGRVSIEVDPRLARDTAGTVAAAKALWAAVDRPNVLVKIPATLEGLPAITAVLAEGISVNVTLIFSLERYRAVLEAFQRGLELAREAGHDLALIASVASFFVSRVDAAIDPRLDALGTPQAAALRGHAAIANARLAYEVYEHSVATPRWAALSAAGARPQRPLWASTGVKDKAYPDTRYVDELVVAGVVNTMPEGTLEAVADHGRVTGDTVTGTGPVSAQVVERLAAVGIDLDEVTSLLEREGVEKFIASWEQLLSTVEQGLQGTASGADR from the coding sequence ATGGCTACGAGCACGACCCCGTTGGACCGTCTGACCTCCGCAGGCGTCGCCGTCTGGCTCGACGACCTGTCCCGCGAACGGCTGAGGTCGGGCAGCCTCGCGACGCTCGTCGCCCGCGGCGTCACGGGTGTCACGACGAACCCGACGATCTTCGCCGGCGCCCTGGCCCACGGCGACGCGTACACCGCCCAGCTGGCCGAGCTGGCCGCGGCCGGCACGCCCGTCGAGGACGCGGTGTTCACGATCACCACCGACGACGTCCGAGCCGCGGCCGACGTCCTGCGCCCGGTGCACGAGTCCACCGGCGGGGTCGACGGTCGCGTGTCGATCGAGGTCGACCCCCGCCTCGCCCGGGACACGGCCGGCACTGTCGCGGCCGCCAAGGCCCTGTGGGCCGCGGTCGATCGGCCCAACGTCCTCGTCAAGATCCCCGCGACGCTCGAGGGCCTGCCTGCCATCACGGCGGTCCTCGCCGAGGGCATCTCGGTCAACGTCACGCTGATCTTCTCGCTCGAGCGGTACCGCGCCGTCCTGGAGGCGTTCCAGCGCGGCCTCGAGCTGGCCCGGGAGGCCGGGCACGACCTGGCGCTGATCGCGTCGGTCGCCTCGTTCTTCGTCTCACGGGTCGACGCGGCGATCGACCCGAGGCTCGACGCCCTGGGCACCCCGCAGGCCGCCGCGCTGCGCGGCCACGCGGCGATCGCCAACGCGCGTCTGGCCTACGAGGTGTACGAGCACAGCGTGGCCACCCCACGGTGGGCGGCCCTGTCCGCCGCCGGTGCCCGCCCGCAGCGGCCGCTGTGGGCCTCGACCGGCGTCAAGGACAAGGCCTACCCCGACACCCGGTACGTCGACGAGCTCGTCGTGGCCGGGGTGGTCAACACGATGCCCGAGGGCACGCTCGAGGCGGTCGCCGACCACGGGCGCGTGACCGGCGACACCGTGACGGGCACCGGGCCGGTGTCCGCCCAGGTCGTCGAACGGCTCGCCGCGGTCGGCATCGACCTCGACGAGGTCACGAGCCTCCTCGAGCGGGAAGGCGTCGAGAAGTTCATCGCGAGCTGGGAGCAGCTGTTGAGCACCGTGGAGCAGGGACTGCAGGGCACCGCGTCGGGGGCCGACCGATGA
- the zwf gene encoding glucose-6-phosphate dehydrogenase — protein MRPTKVSEGHNPLRDPRDRRLPRIAGPCGLVIFGVTGDLARKKLMPAVYDLTNRGLLPPGFALTGFARRDWETQDFAQIVHDSVAEHARTPFREATWRQLAEGIRFVQGSFDDDDAFDRLRETVEELDVSRGTGGNHAFYLSVPPSAFPVVSKQLARSGLSQPQENTWRRVIIEKPFGHDLASARELNDIVSQVFRPDDIFRIDHYLGKETVQNLLALRFANQLFEPIWNANYVDHVQITMAEDIGIGGRAGYYDGIGAARDVIQNHLLQLLALTAMEEPVSFDADDLRAEKEKVLSAVRLPRDLGKHTARGQYAAGWQGGEKVVGYLEEEGFDPASTTETFAAIRVDIDTRRWAGVPFYLRTGKRLGRRVTEIAVVFKRAPHLPFESTATEELGKNALVIRVQPDEGVTLRFGAKVPGTAMEVRDVTMDFGYGHAFTESSPEAYERLILDVLLGDPPLFPRHEEVELSWKILDPITQYWASKGRPEPYRSGTWGPASADEMMARDGRAWRRP, from the coding sequence ATGAGGCCCACCAAGGTCAGCGAGGGCCACAACCCTCTGCGGGACCCGCGCGACCGTCGCCTGCCTCGTATCGCCGGCCCCTGCGGGCTGGTCATCTTCGGGGTGACGGGCGACCTGGCCCGCAAGAAGCTGATGCCCGCCGTGTACGACCTGACCAACCGTGGGCTGCTGCCCCCGGGCTTCGCGCTCACCGGTTTTGCACGGCGCGACTGGGAGACGCAGGACTTCGCGCAGATCGTGCACGACTCGGTCGCCGAGCACGCCCGCACGCCGTTCCGTGAGGCGACGTGGCGGCAGCTGGCCGAGGGCATCCGGTTCGTGCAGGGCAGCTTCGACGACGACGACGCGTTCGACCGGCTGCGTGAGACCGTCGAGGAGCTCGACGTCTCACGCGGTACGGGCGGCAACCACGCCTTCTACCTGTCCGTGCCGCCCAGCGCGTTCCCGGTGGTGTCCAAGCAGCTGGCCCGTTCCGGGCTGTCCCAGCCGCAGGAGAACACCTGGCGGCGGGTCATCATCGAGAAGCCGTTCGGCCACGACCTGGCCTCCGCCCGCGAGCTCAACGACATCGTGTCCCAGGTCTTCCGCCCGGACGACATCTTCCGGATCGACCACTACCTGGGCAAGGAGACGGTGCAGAACCTGCTGGCGCTGCGCTTCGCGAACCAGCTGTTCGAACCGATCTGGAACGCGAACTACGTCGACCACGTGCAGATCACCATGGCCGAGGACATCGGCATCGGCGGCCGGGCCGGGTACTACGACGGCATCGGCGCAGCCCGCGACGTCATCCAGAACCACCTGCTGCAGCTGCTGGCCCTGACCGCGATGGAGGAGCCCGTCTCGTTCGACGCCGACGACCTGCGCGCGGAGAAGGAGAAGGTCCTCTCGGCCGTCCGCCTGCCGCGCGACCTGGGCAAGCACACCGCGCGCGGGCAGTACGCCGCCGGGTGGCAGGGCGGGGAGAAGGTCGTCGGCTACCTCGAGGAGGAGGGCTTCGACCCGGCCTCCACCACCGAGACGTTCGCCGCGATCCGCGTCGACATCGACACCCGTCGCTGGGCCGGCGTCCCGTTCTACCTGCGCACCGGCAAGCGCCTGGGGCGGCGGGTCACCGAGATCGCCGTGGTGTTCAAGCGCGCCCCGCACCTGCCGTTCGAGTCCACGGCCACCGAGGAGCTCGGCAAGAACGCCCTGGTCATCCGCGTGCAGCCCGACGAGGGCGTCACCCTGCGGTTCGGGGCGAAGGTCCCCGGCACCGCCATGGAGGTCCGCGACGTCACGATGGACTTCGGGTACGGGCACGCGTTCACCGAGTCCTCCCCCGAGGCCTACGAACGCCTCATCCTGGACGTGCTGCTCGGCGACCCCCCGCTGTTCCCCCGGCACGAGGAGGTCGAGCTGTCCTGGAAGATCCTGGACCCCATCACGCAGTACTGGGCGTCCAAGGGCCGACCGGAGCCCTACCGCTCCGGCACCTGGGGACCGGCCTCGGCCGACGAGATGATGGCGCGTGACGGACGCGCCTGGAGGCGACCGTGA
- a CDS encoding glucose-6-phosphate dehydrogenase assembly protein OpcA, producing the protein MIIDLPATTTRDINKRLITERDEGGAVALGRVLTLIIDVGNRDPEPAIEAANDASREHPCRVLVLTQDDAEHTATLDAQIRLGGDAGASEVIVLRPTPDLAEHLDTLVMPLLLPDAPIVTWWPYEVPENPGRHPLGRMAQRRITDSTQCTNPSAALRRLSQVHVEGDTDLAWTRATLWRGLIAATLDQPPYESVHHAVVTGQSDHPSVDLVAAWLAQALRCPVTIDRVKDAPAITSVRLTRASGDIVLERPDGKTAALIQPDQPEHRIALPIRLLRECLAEELRRLDPDDVYGEVLQKGLARIDA; encoded by the coding sequence GTGATCATCGACCTGCCCGCCACGACCACCCGCGACATCAACAAGCGGCTGATCACCGAACGTGACGAGGGCGGCGCCGTCGCCCTCGGCCGCGTGCTCACCCTCATCATCGACGTCGGCAACCGCGACCCCGAGCCCGCCATCGAGGCCGCCAACGACGCCTCCCGCGAACACCCCTGCCGGGTCCTCGTCCTGACCCAGGACGACGCCGAGCACACCGCCACCCTCGACGCCCAGATCCGTCTGGGCGGCGACGCGGGCGCGAGCGAGGTCATCGTGCTGCGCCCCACCCCGGACCTGGCGGAGCACCTCGACACCCTCGTCATGCCCCTCCTGCTGCCCGACGCCCCGATCGTCACCTGGTGGCCCTACGAGGTGCCCGAGAACCCCGGCCGGCACCCCCTGGGACGCATGGCCCAGCGCCGCATCACCGACTCGACCCAGTGCACCAACCCGTCGGCGGCCCTTCGCCGCCTGTCCCAGGTGCACGTCGAGGGCGACACCGACCTCGCCTGGACCCGCGCGACCCTCTGGCGCGGGCTCATCGCCGCCACCCTCGACCAGCCGCCCTACGAGTCGGTGCACCACGCCGTCGTGACCGGGCAGTCCGACCACCCCTCGGTCGACCTCGTCGCCGCCTGGCTCGCCCAGGCGCTGCGCTGCCCGGTCACCATCGACCGCGTCAAGGACGCCCCCGCGATCACCTCCGTGCGCCTGACCCGCGCCTCCGGCGACATCGTGCTCGAGCGCCCCGACGGCAAGACGGCGGCGCTCATCCAGCCTGACCAGCCCGAGCACCGCATCGCCCTGCCCATCCGGCTCCTGCGCGAGTGCCTCGCCGAGGAGCTGCGTCGGCTCGACCCCGACGACGTCTACGGGGAGGTCCTGCAGAAGGGCCTGGCCAGGATCGACGCATGA
- the pgl gene encoding 6-phosphogluconolactonase, with amino-acid sequence MSAPAREVVVHPDANVLAAATAARLLTHLVDTQSHRAPVHAVLTGGTVGIATLAAVAASPARDAVDWSQVHLWWGDERFLPDGDPDRNETQARGALLTALGEALPSANVHAVPALGPDVPTPEVAAERYASELASFATDGAEVPTFDVLMLGMGPDGHVASLFPGHVALGASGVATVGVHGSPKPPPLRVSLTFEALRAARQVWVVAAGAEKADAVASALADAPVSLTPAAGAYGTERTLWLVDAAAVSEAPAVPGPSQAH; translated from the coding sequence ATGAGCGCCCCCGCACGCGAGGTCGTCGTCCACCCCGACGCGAACGTGCTCGCCGCGGCCACGGCGGCCCGGCTGCTGACGCACCTGGTCGACACGCAGTCCCACCGTGCGCCCGTGCACGCCGTGCTCACGGGCGGGACCGTCGGGATCGCGACGCTTGCGGCCGTGGCCGCCAGCCCGGCCCGCGACGCGGTGGACTGGTCGCAGGTGCACCTGTGGTGGGGAGACGAGCGCTTCCTTCCCGACGGCGACCCCGACCGCAACGAGACGCAGGCGCGCGGTGCCCTGCTCACCGCACTGGGCGAGGCGCTCCCCTCGGCGAACGTGCACGCGGTCCCCGCGCTCGGCCCGGACGTCCCGACGCCCGAGGTCGCCGCAGAACGGTACGCATCCGAGCTGGCTTCCTTCGCCACGGACGGTGCCGAGGTCCCGACGTTCGACGTGCTGATGCTCGGCATGGGTCCTGACGGCCACGTGGCCTCGCTGTTCCCGGGCCACGTCGCGCTCGGCGCGAGCGGGGTGGCGACCGTGGGCGTGCACGGCTCCCCCAAGCCGCCACCCCTGCGGGTCTCCCTGACGTTCGAGGCCCTGCGCGCGGCCCGGCAGGTGTGGGTCGTCGCCGCCGGCGCCGAGAAGGCCGACGCGGTGGCCTCGGCCTTGGCCGACGCACCGGTCAGCCTCACGCCCGCCGCGGGCGCTTACGGCACGGAGCGGACGCTGTGGCTCGTGGACGCCGCCGCGGTGTCGGAGGCCCCTGCCGTTCCCGGTCCGTCACAGGCGCACTGA
- a CDS encoding RNA polymerase-binding protein RbpA — MASGSAIRGSRVGAGPMGEAERGDAAPRVWISYWCANGHETRPSFAEEAAEEAPVTWDCPRCGFPAGQDQENPPSPSKNEPYKTHLAYVKERRSDEDGAAILDEALAALRARRGG; from the coding sequence ATGGCCAGCGGGAGTGCGATCAGAGGGTCGCGAGTCGGTGCCGGTCCGATGGGCGAGGCCGAACGGGGGGACGCGGCACCCCGCGTCTGGATCTCGTACTGGTGCGCCAACGGGCACGAGACGCGCCCCAGCTTCGCCGAGGAGGCCGCCGAGGAGGCGCCCGTGACGTGGGACTGCCCTCGATGCGGCTTCCCGGCCGGGCAGGACCAGGAGAACCCGCCGTCCCCCTCGAAGAACGAGCCCTACAAGACGCACCTGGCCTACGTGAAGGAGCGGCGGTCCGACGAGGACGGCGCCGCGATCCTCGACGAGGCGCTCGCCGCGCTGCGGGCCCGTCGCGGCGGCTGA
- the secG gene encoding preprotein translocase subunit SecG, with protein sequence MNALRISLQVMLVLTSLLLVPLVLLHKGKGGGLSDMFGGGITSSAGSSGVAERNLNRITVGVALVWTVVIILLGLVERVS encoded by the coding sequence GTGAACGCTCTGCGCATCTCCCTCCAGGTGATGCTGGTCCTGACCAGCCTCCTGCTCGTCCCTCTCGTGCTGCTGCACAAGGGCAAGGGTGGCGGCCTGTCCGACATGTTCGGCGGCGGCATCACGAGCAGCGCGGGCAGCTCGGGCGTCGCCGAGCGCAACCTCAACCGGATCACGGTGGGGGTCGCGCTGGTCTGGACGGTCGTGATCATCTTGCTCGGCCTCGTCGAGCGCGTGAGCTGA